Proteins encoded by one window of Arachis ipaensis cultivar K30076 chromosome B04, Araip1.1, whole genome shotgun sequence:
- the LOC107637165 gene encoding uncharacterized protein LOC107637165, whose translation MCQVEECCWVVYASRDHEDTCWQIKTFYDDHTCPRENSNRAANRAWLASKLVKKVRKYPNFKQCEAATYFRSKCDLILHRNSLARALADARNIVYGDEKAQYALLRDYAETLLKTNPGSTVKIGVTPLPDGQVMFDKMYICLSGCKNGFKAGCRPLIGLDGAFLKTQIGGQILSAVAQDANHHIYVVAWAIVNIENKENWKWFLELLHEDLGDYKANGWCFISDMQKGLISAVEEVMPQVHHRFCVWHLWRNFNKQWKDLELRRLLWDAARSTTFQDFIGNMEKIKRVSEEAWTYLNKWPRHSWTKSQFSHRPKLDNICNNACEVFNARIKEARSKPIITLLEEVRMFVMRSIAKNKIKLNNHIGKLPPVIQSRLEKVRKESKNWVPIWTGDEAYEKFEVHGQPTNMVVDLGKRLCTCQFWMLTGIPCVHACAALARVNKRPEDFCHPLVTMDSYAKTYEHYINPLPGQSMWEKSAYSKPQAPNIKRKPGKLTTKRRKDADEGPSVNKKAKQTVTLKRQLKPFTCTYCGVKGHTKRGCKQKRADELATALAAAAAAVAASKAKATATGSTPAPEASNSTNPATPAADIPPPVSGPQAEEVELSQPSYGGTQDEAPPPPPTRPPKLPTKRKTTPQPVSTSVDPMQGASAATSSRLARFMKMVPTPQFKAPRKKNP comes from the exons ATGTGCCAGGTGGAAGAGTGCTGCTGGGTTGTTTATGCCTCAAGGGATCATGAGGACACTTGTTGGCAAATTAAGACCTTTTATGACGATCATACATGTCCGAGAGAGAATTCTAATAGGGCTGCAAACAGAGCATGGCTGGCAAGTAAGTTGGTCAAGAAGGTTAGAAAGTACCCCAACTTCAAGCAATGTGAGGCTGCAACATACTTCAGGTCTAAGTGTGATCTCATACTGCATAGGAATTCATTAGCCCGAGCCTTGGCTGATGCAAGAAATATTGTCTACGGGGATGAAAAGGCACAGTATGCCTTGTTAAGGGATTATGCTGAAACGCTGCTAAAGACCAATCCGGGATCCACTGTAAAGATTGGGGTTACTCCACTGCCTGACGGCCAAgtaatgtttgataaaatgtataTCTGCCTGAGTGGTTGCAAGAACGGGTTTAAAGCTGGTTGTCGACCTTTAATCGGTCTCGATGGTGCATTTCTGAAGACGCAGATTGGGGGACAGATATTATCAGCTGTCGCACAAGATGCAAATCACCACATTTATGTGGTTGCTTGGGCTATAGTCAACATTGAAAATAAGGAGAACTGGAAATGGTTTTTGGAGTTACTCCACGAAGACTTAGGAGACTATAAGGCTAACGGGTGGTGTTTCATTTCTGATATGCAGAAG GGGTTGATTTCGGCTGTGGAAGAGGTCATGCCACAGGTCCACCATCGTTTCTGTGTATGGCACCTGTGGCGTAACTTTAACAAACAGTGGAAGGATCTTGAGCTGCGGAGACTCCTTTGGGATGCTGCAAGGTCAACCACCTTTCAAGATTTTATTGGCAACATGGAAAAGATCAAAAGAGTCAGTGAAGAAGCATGGACATACCTTAACAAGTGGCCTAGGCATTCATGGACGAAGTCTCAATTTAGCCACAGGCCAAAGTTGGATAATATATGCAATAACGCCTGTGAGGTATTCAATGCAAGGATCAAGGAGGCTAGGAGCAAGCCAATCATCACACTGCTTGAAGAGGTAAGGATGTTCGTTATGAGGTCCATTGCAAAGAACAAGATAAAGTTGAACAACCACATCGGAAAACTTCCTCCAGTTATTCAGAGCCGGTTAGAAAAGGTAAGGAAAGAGTCAAAGAACTGGGTACCTATATGGACTGGGGATGAAGCCTATGAGAAGTTTGAGGTCCATGGACAACCAACAAACATGGTTGTCGATCTAGGCAAAAGACTTTGCACCTGCCAATTCTGGATGTTAACAG GCATTCCCTGTGTCCATGCTTGTGCTGCTCTTGCACGGGTGAACAAGAGACCAGAGGATTTCTGCCACCCCTTGGTCACAATGGATTCATACGCGAAGACCTACGAACATTATATCAATCCTCTTCCGGGTCAATCCATGTGGGAAAAATCAGCATATAGTAAGCCCCAGGCTCCTAACATCAAACGGAAACCAGGAAAGCTCACAACCAAAAGAAGAAAGGACGCTGATGAGGGTCCTAGTGTAAACAAGAAAGCTAAGCAGACTGTTACCCTAAAGAGACAGCTCAAGCCATTCACATGCACATATTGTGGTGTAAAGGGCCACACCAAGAGGGGATGCAAACAGAAGAGAGCTGATGAGCTTGCTACTGCTCTTGCGGCTGCAGCAGCAGCTGTGGCAGCTTCAAAGGCCAAAGCTACTGCTACTGGGAGTACACCAGCACCTGAAGCAAGCAACAGTACCAATCCGGCAACACCGGCAGCTGACATTCCACCCCCAGTGTCTGGACCGCAAGCTGAAGAGGTTGAATTATCCCAACCAAGCTATGGTGGAACACAAGATGAG gcaccaccaccaccaccaacaaggCCACCTAAGTTGCCAACTAAACGGAAGACCACACCACAACCAGTAAGTACTTCTGTCGATCCCATGCAAGGAGCAAGTGCAGCCACATCTTCAAGGTTGGCAAGGTTCATGAAGATGGTTCCAACACCACAGTTCAAGGCACCAAGGAAGAAAAACCCTTGA